Within Quercus lobata isolate SW786 chromosome 5, ValleyOak3.0 Primary Assembly, whole genome shotgun sequence, the genomic segment AAAGGCGTAAAAAGATTTTTAGGTGATGCTAAATTTTTCTTTGAAgttaatacatacatacatacatacatatatatatatatatatatatatatatatatgagcagAGAATTTGGATTATTTTCAAGTGCTTAAATAtgattgaaaaagttttgaattGGAGGGCCGGCCTTTATACAAAACTAGAatggatttgaaatctaatttggTACATTTGGGATAGAATCAAAGTGGATTAACTTAATCTTTTATTGAAACcccacaccttttttttttactagattcAATTTACacttgtaaggacgcgattcgtggcggaccgtaacagtgtcgggttcgcacgtaaaaaggcccctaacaatatcatttgtagagcgtgggtttggaaggctaggccctggttgacaggcggtgggtttttcgcggtgttcgtacaagtttaagttttctttcatcctcggagtctttctcctggaggtgggctgggaggctctggtttttggccatttttcccaacccccccccttaggttacttgttttttccttttatattcgcctgcgttcattgtccttcgtccacgtatagggtcaacctttccaagattgatacttgtcccatcagcccatattcaaagtcgttgggggtggttgtaaaagccaaagaatgcggctctgtcaggttcagagcattgaatagcagtaagggcagctttccctggatattttagatatttcttcCTAATTTCAgttctataccgtttttacccttctttcaggagggactttgggtctgccgaggactgagctatCCTCGgtggtatccataggctattttgtcgagcttgggccgtagccctcctcggcttgggccttcggattctccccgggtagatgggcctggcccataaatcatttgggccccacaatagcccctcaaaacccggctgtccaacctcttggttggaaaggggggttttggtgatgccaaacctcttcctacggcccaatcaatttggcccaTTAATAATACTGacggctcttcatctgtccaagaaatgcgccgatctatgagacagtttttgatttcgcgcttgatgcgctcttatcgtttgggtttcccaaaacgtgcttttaatgaccactatttacgagactactttaattcggcggtttgttttgatgaggTGGAGAAACGGAGCCGGCATGTtggtgttggcagattcctttggagatctgaacctattaaatgtcccccgctccaccctctgtatagaaggaaaggaggaggttattgtttccgtaaagaattccttctcatctttctgagatttgaaatacttagcctcccctagggttcattttacccactggttcacaaactaaatcgtggtatactttatcataacaacgagtgatgcaggagccaaacccctcccataaacgccatgttccaataaagctcattatggctcgatcgggacagggatggcgaagactcaaaatcaacctcacccttctttcagtcaaaatccgaagcaggggcttgtcacgtccaactttcggcgtgactgagtcgagaacacctaccatcagtaccaaccgctctcctatgagcatacctagtatggctccagtgtgttgggagtcaggatcgaggcagggactaagtgcccttacttctccctctcttccttcactggtgctatcctccgtctccctctcttagtcttcccagcaccagttccatcctggtgctttcacttctccctcttttgctcctttttctttcttttcatctcttctctcttcttctcctccttctttactcatgtcctccatcttcttcattcatctcctccatcttcttcattgatttcttccttactatttccttctccttcattcatttttttttcaaagaaggttcttatcgtaatatgagtagtattgaggcagagattggagagactttgaagacgagtttaaaagacgcctgacagtttacttatctgtactacggatgtaattgttgcttaggcagttctcattttgtataggctcgcttgagcccctctttgtacgttgtaataatttttcgtattaataaaaattgttgttactttatttcgcatgttttgtctctatggcttttcttttcttttctttttttaaatttacaaacgctgctcggcacaataatatagcatctaaatcaatgacgactaagaccaaaatacttgataataaaaagatgtcgccataactttaatagaaacgcttggcacaataaggccgaccagtgaaaagtaatacttaccccatgctagccgaggagtaaaacgaaggtttgatgccgtgtgaggaataaccatttgaagatatctcactcaccaaatgaacagccttcttatgCGACTTAATGCTGGGGCGTTTCACCACCTTCCTCACAACTTTACTGGTCTTAACCtctttatggtgtttaagccgtgggtgaagtgacctgacatttttatcaagtaacccatcttacaaaattcaaacctttccttgtccaagtatttggtttccccattggcctgggttcgaggaccatacaaggccttggttctgtccaaaacttgtgattttttcgtttttgtacttggtttccccataggcttgagtccgaggaccatgcaaggccttggttctgtccaaaacttgtgattttttcgtttttgtacttggtttccccataggcttgagtccgaggaccatgcaaggccttggttctgtccaaaacttgtgattttttctattttgtacttggtttccccataggcttgagtccgaggaccatgcaaggccttggttctgtccctgggcccatatgctgaacgggcctgggccgcgaatttactgggcccataaattaagaggtatttccatagtccttgatcacgcggtactttttggcgtcccaatgttcgaggtgcgccttctcgagacttcTTTAACCTTAGGGCTGCAGACGACTAGGAATGGCAatgggtcgggttcgggccgggttttttcatacccggacccgacccgcgaGACAAGACCCTTAACCCGGACCCGGCCCGTTTAGGGTACCGGGTTTTTTCCCGGGGCCCAGACCCGCCCCATCCGGGCCCTGCGGGCCCCGTTTAGGAATTGGGCCGAATTCATggcccaatcaaaaaaaaaaaaaattaaacccaaatttatttttgcctaCATTAAGCCTGCATTTTTGggcccaaatttattttttcctacaTTAAGCCTGCATTTTTGggcccaatcaaaaaaaaaatttaagcccaaaattattttttcctacaTTAAGCTTTAAGCCTGCATTTTTGGgcccaatccaaaaaaaaaaaaaaatttaagcacaaaTTTATCTTTGCCTATATTAAGCCTGCATATTCTAATGCAATTCAAGCCTAAATAATATGGCCCAAATGCCAATAAATAACATGGCTCAAATGCCACATCATAAGCTactaataataaatcaataaaccacctgttaattataaatcaataaaccaaTAAACTATAACTAATatcataatcataatcataatcactagctaaacataaaaataaaataaatccaacaagTTTAAGAAATAAGTATCAAAAGTTCAACGagtccaagaaattaaaaagctacaaaataaatcccacaaggccacaagtttagaataattacataccaacaaattaattcaacaagtccaagaaattaaaaaaactactaaattaatacaaaatatttaatcTTCATCAATTGTGATGCAACTCCTATCAATTGTGGCACAACTCCCATCATCTTCATTTGGCTCCCCATCATTAAGAATGGATTGAAATGTACTATCTCCTGGTATAATTGAAGAACctacaacaacaatgaattaaaaaatgtaataaatctcatcaaattataactagcaaatataaaaacacaattttgattttataaataaaaattagacaaTTGCTAACCGTTGATTTTACTCCATAACCAATTCTGAGCACACATCATTGCCTCTATAGTCTTGGGATGTAGTCTACTGCGGTGTGGACTTAAAAGTCTCCCACTAGTGCTAAAAGCAGCTTCTGAAGCAACAGTTGTGACGGGAATGGCTAAAACATCTCTTGCAATCCTTTGTAAAGTAGGATACTTGAGACCATTATTTTTCCACCATGCCAAAATATTGAAGTCTTCACTCCTCTTCAACACTCCCTCATCAATGAAATGATCAAATTCCATTCTACCACTCTCATGTTTCTTTGAACTACTTGAACTATTGTTCACAAACCCATCAAACCTTGACATTGACCCAATCaacctaaattttatttgtgcCCCTTGATTTGAAGTACTTGCAGGCATATGAGAACTTCCTTCATTATCTACAAGACACTCATCTACATCTCCATACTCATCAAGCAAATCATAACaaagattcttaattttttcaatctccAAATCAGAATTAACACCATATATGCTAGGATAATAAAACTCCAATAATTTCATCTTATATCTTGGATCTAAGATAACAGAAATAGCCATAACAACACTAACATTAGCccaataagaattaaatttagTAAGCATGCTTTCGGCCATCGTACTTATCATCTCACTTGGAGACAAACTCCATTCATTCAATGCAATTTTCAACTCACACACCATagaaaaatacatattagtTGTGGGGTACTTACGACCAGAGAAAAACTCAGTCACACTAGAAAACAACTCCAACCTCCCACAAATATCTTTGGCTACCTCCCAATCATGATCATATGGCAAACAAGTATAAGATGTTTCACGTTTAGCCAAACGCGAGAAAACATCTTTATAAATCAATGCAGTAGAAAGCATTAAGCAAGTTGAATTCCAACGAGTTTTACAATCTAAAACTAACTCTTTGGTGCATTGAATACGCAATTGATGggcattttcttcaaatttttgtctcCTCTTTGGTGATCCAGTCCAATAAATCACACTATCACGAATCCTTTCAATACCATCACCAATAAGAGACAACCCATCTTGaacaatcaaatttaaaatatgtgcAGCACATCTCATATGCAACATAGACCCACCCAACATAAGAGAACTAGTATCAAGCTTATTCAAGAGAAGTCTTATCATGGCATCATTAGTACTACAATTATCTACGGTTATTGTGGACAACTTCCTATCAATATTCCACTCTAAAAAGCAATCAACAAGCACATCGGCAAGAACATCTTTCGTGTGTGGAGAAGGAACataaacaaacctagaaaaataataggaataattataacataactaaataaacattcaatttaacataactcaataaacattCTAAATGTAAAATCTTTAACATtcaatttatagataaaaaaattaccttaaaaCCCGACTTTGCAACGTCCAAGCATGATCAATGAAATGAGCGGTAATGACCATAAAccctctctttttgttactTGAAGTCCACATGTCAGTTGTAATTGCCATTCTACTTCCATTCTTGTCCGTGATCTTCAAAGCTTTCTCCCTCTCATTATCATAGATTTTAAAAATGTCACTCTTCAAAGTATTTCTTGTGACAAGTTTAAACATCGGTTGAAGATCCGTCACAAATTCTCTAAACCCAATGTGATCAACCATTGAAAGGGGATATTCATGTAAAATGACCATTCGAGCAAGCTTATTCCTAACTCTAGCTTGATCAAATTGATAATTACTTAAACTCATAGTTCCATCCaccttattttgttgtttaattaaGACTTGTTGTCTTATATCTTTAAACTTCATCCGTGGACATCTTGCTAGATGATTATGCAAATGGGTTGTACCTTGGCTTGAATCACCCAAGTAAAGTTTGCCACAATGATGGCATTGGGCTTTAACTTTTCCTTCAACTTTCTTCCTTGTAAAATGAGCCCAAACATCTGAAgtggtctttctttttttacttgtatCCGAGTCCTCATTTGTAGgctcttgctctctctcttcctctgtcCCTGGACTTCCTCGACTCCCTTCTTGTTCCTCTACCTCTAAGTCCACCATCGGGGATTTCGGACTCCTAATTGGTTCAGAAGTTTGAAGGTtagaatcaaaacaaatttattattacacatacttattaattaataggcacaaattcataattacacaaattaaacatgattaacaacaaattcaaacacttaCTCGTTGTTTAATGGACATAAAGGTGATGGTGATCCTGAAGGTGAGCTGCCAGGCGACAATGGTGAGGGTGATCGTGAAAATGGCGAAGGAGACCGCACAGTTTGCAAGGGACCACGTCCGGTTCTTAAAGGAGAGCCACTTGGCGAGGAAGAATcagatttgtttgtgtttatgtttgtctCTTCCATCTCCGTTTTAGGCTCTACATtcccaacaaacacaaaaaacaatatttcacTACCATATTCCACACTTAGTTTCACAAGAAATGCAAGTTAACAAAGTTAATTTGATGCAATTCCTACCCAAGAAAGCTTAACTATTACAGCATCACTATAACAGCCACGGAAAACAGAGCAAGCTCAACTATTACAAATCCATGAAATCAAATACACGCAATTTGCATAAACAAAGCAATAATCAACACCAACTGCCGCAACCTCTCCAAAGCATAATAATAAGAATGACCCATCAATTCTGATCCAAAGAAACCAAAACCACAAACTAAAtatttgattctatttttttggataattcaacATTTGATTTACTAAATCAAAAATCACAAGTTAATTATGGCAGTCTCTCTTTCTAATCACTATCACTATCACTCTCTCTTTGCTCCTCCTCGTCTTTCTAATCACTATCACTATCACTCTCTATTTTCTCCATACATCAAACATCGAAGAAAAAATGGAATACCAAAGTGCTAACAATCAAAAAGGCAACAGCAATGGCACTTCAGAGATACAcggatgaagaaaaaaagagagccaGAAATAGGACAGGAGACAAATTTTCAAAGCATTCAACAAGCTACAACTGAAAAAGTGGGTATAAATTATCAGAGCCTTCACAATAATAACAAATACAAACTACAGAGTTAGATTCTACCAACGAGGTTTATTGTTTCCTGAACCTGAAGAATAAATGGGAAGAATACATCAAAAGTATACTCCTCTAGTCTGCCTCAGAACAGAGTACAAGCCCATAGGTGTTGAATTTATCACACAAAGACATGAATTAATGTcaattatctaaaaataaaaaatcaacaacattgaaaaattgaaagcagagagagagagagtacaggGGCGAATGCGAGGGAAGGAGCGAGAGTGGTGGAGATCGGCGATCTTGAAGCAGGCGACGACGTTCGGATCGGTACCAGAGACGCGAACTGAGGGAGGGTAGCCGTAGCCGGAGCCGGAGGCTTCTGAGGGTCGGACTGAGGGACTGAGGTACTGAGGGACGGACTGAGGGACAGAGACGTTGAAGGACGAAGTGTGGGAGTGAGGGTTGTGAGGGTCGGAGTCGTCGGATTGAGGGACGGAGGCTTGTGAGGTTCGGACTGAGGGACGGAGGCGTGAGGGAGTGTGGGACGGCGGCGTGAGGGTGTGGGAGGGAGGCTGCTGCGTGCTCTGAAGAGTGAAGACTGAAGAGGGAAAGAGTGAAGAGGGAAAGAGTGAAGAGAGTTAGGGTTAATtaaggtgtatatatatatggggggtagttttgtaattttaggttCCGGGTTTTTacacgggtcgggtttcggGCCGGGTCTcgagttttttaattaaaacccggacccgacccggacccgtttcggatttttttttggaaacccatacccgaccctatttctaatcggaccgggtaaaatccggcccattagggtcgggccgGACCGGGTACCCACGGATCgggcaaaaattgccatccctacagacgacgttggaaatcgagcctgagacgttttgtctgtagcgttccttgggacgctgcgtgaattaaatgtcACCGGTTTatttctgggtataaatgggatagggggtcacttcacttgcacatgaactctcctgttcccttcagaaccatacttcttccatatccgcgatctctctttctagtgccactgcctcaaagtaagatgtttgaggcgtggatggggatgaaaggtctccgcccgcttcagaggcaccgaatcctcaaggtgatgtggtatggacaaggatggcacagatccAACCCAGTCCTCcgccttgacaggaggaagatagtattcctccttcttttagccaaaatccgaagcaggttctggtcatgccagatttttggtatgtcagaaaaaggaatttccgccatcagcgccgtctgccttgtagcaggcaaatttttgtgggggctccccaacttccggctccctgcacctttcctgtAGATGGTGTttgcctgaggtcaggttccctgcaccttttcttcaccggtgcaggccccaagttgggttcttttgctgcctgagttatgggcacgcaaaagcattgaggagaaataaggtctcgaggcagcagccaacctctcctctgtgctacctccacggctttatcttcactctcttgtgtttttcgttacttacgtagttagcttcaataTAGGCTTTGTTTcggcttttcattgtacactgtactgttcttttgtcttaataaaatatgtgtctatttctctatacatatctttcttctccgtaaccactactttgtgcatgaatgttaaatataagcttgcccttaatgacaTTCTAGGCAGAAAAATgtcttaacacagattcctactagtttaaacttacaaatattatcaagcataacaaggttaatcatcaataaattaaactcttgaaactaaccgggataaccgctgagtgttGCGCGATGCAtactagagcgatgtccgagaacgataaattctaaatcattcgtccgagagggtagccgagtatcgaggggctttggttgtgcttttgggtaatatgttgcgccgtatcgcatcaacccctttgatactggggatctgagggtagaccgaggaatccgcgcaatcaaggtattaacccatctgttaacgcggagttctctttgAATGGATTTCGAgatttatgtgccatagtttttttttttttttttttttttttttttttttttttttttttttctagatagtTGGTTcttcatccaggtagttggtttccccataggcttgagtccgaggactatgcaatgccttggttctgtccaaaacctagttttcctcatccaggtagttggtttccccataggcttgagtccgaggactatgcaatgccttggctctgtccaaaacctagttttcctcatccaagtagttggtttccccataggcttgagtccgtggaccatgcaatgccttggttctgtccaaaacctagttttcctcatccaggtagttggtttccccacaggcttgagtccgtggaccatgcaatgccctggttctgtccaaaacctagttttccttatctaggtagttggtttccccataggcttgagtccgaggaccatgcaatgccctggttctgtccaaaacctagttttccacatccagatagttggtttccccagaggcttgagtccgaggactatgtaacgccttggttctgtccaaaacctagttttccacatccagatagttggtttccccagaggcttgagtccgaggactatgcaacgccttggttctgtccaaaacctagttttccacatccagatagttggtttccccagaggcttgagtccgaggactacgcaacgccttggttctgtccaaaacctagttttccacatccagatagttggtttccccagaggcttgagtcagAGGACTACGcaacgccttggttctgtccaaaacctagttttccacatccagatagttggtttccccagaggcttg encodes:
- the LOC115993004 gene encoding zinc finger BED domain-containing protein RICESLEEPER 2-like, with product MEETNINTNKSDSSSPSGSPLRTGRGPLQTVRSPSPFSRSPSPLSPGSSPSGSPSPLCPLNNESPKSPMVDLEVEEQEGSRGSPGTEEEREQEPTNEDSDTSKKRKTTSDVWAHFTRKKVEGKVKAQCHHCGKLYLGDSSQGTTHLHNHLARCPRMKFKDIRQQVLIKQQNKVDGTMSLSNYQFDQARVRNKLARMVILHEYPLSMVDHIGFREFVTDLQPMFKLVTRNTLKSDIFKIYDNEREKALKITDKNGSRMAITTDMWTSSNKKRGFMVITAHFIDHAWTLQSRVLRFVYVPSPHTKDVLADVLVDCFLEWNIDRKLSTITVDNCSTNDAMIRLLLNKLDTSSLMLGGSMLHMRCAAHILNLIVQDGLSLIGDGIERIRDSVIYWTGSPKRRQKFEENAHQLRIQCTKELVLDCKTRWNSTCLMLSTALIYKDVFSRLAKRETSYTCLPYDHDWEVAKDICGRLELFSSVTEFFSGRKYPTTNMYFSMVCELKIALNEWSLSPSEMISTMAESMLTKFNSYWANVSVVMAISVILDPRYKMKLLEFYYPSIYGVNSDLEIEKIKNLCYDLLDEYGDVDECLVDNEGSSHMPASTSNQGAQIKFRLIGSMSRFDGFVNNSSSSSKKHESGRMEFDHFIDEGVLKRSEDFNILAWWKNNGLKYPTLQRIARDVLAIPVTTVASEAAFSTSGRLLSPHRSRLHPKTIEAMMCAQNWLWSKINGSSIIPGDSTFQSILNDGEPNEDDGSCATIDRSCITIDED